Sequence from the Capsicum annuum cultivar UCD-10X-F1 unplaced genomic scaffold, UCD10Xv1.1 ctg59908, whole genome shotgun sequence genome:
TAATTGCAACCAGAGAATGCCAAGGTACCctacaaatttaaataatttctctgaactgaattctaagATTTCTTTAGCTTTTTGGAATTAGTAAGATAAATGACAAACTCGGAACCAAAATaagccacaaaataaaaaaagtgaccaaagtagactaaatgtaataaattattactaaGATAAATGACTCACATGTGGATGGGGAATTTGAAGTTTATGGAATCCTACacaatctcaaattaatatataataataatatataactgaaaatatttatgttgatatttagTGAAATAGGATTTGAATAAAAGCTACCGAGTTCCAATGAATAGTAAATTTCTCTATGAATCACCCCTTGACTTAATGTAACATAagaaatatctttatttttcttccgGAAATCTTCAAAATTCGTAATGCTTGTTTTCTAATCACGTCTTCTTCTTTCAACTCTTCCAGCGGAAAAAGTGGAGGTGTTATCTATAGCCTAGGGACTAAGAAAAAGAGGAATGTAGGCAATTGCAATATATAGTATGCAGATTTTCCCTTACATTTtactaataaaattatttgacaCCTCATCAGTATCGTAACGCATACGTGACAAACATGTATTTGTTTTGTGTTTATTTATGCAGGATTCGTCATGGATATGCACATGTGGTCAACAATGTTTACAAGGGATGGGGTAGCTACGCAATAGGGGGAAGCATGAACCCAAGCATTAAGAGCCAAGCCAATTATTTCTTTGCAAAAGGAGGAAGGAACGAGGTAAACATTTTACTGTcaatgcctattttattttgttagcCTATCGTGAATTTAGGCAATTATAACGAGAACTCCTTATCAATTTATAATGCAACCCTATCCAGTGGAGGACTCTAATTAATGAGAGAAATGAGCGGTGGtcgattgattgattgattgattgatgagCGTGATATATGGTACAGGTCACATGGAAACAGGAGAGTGGTGAAGTGGAAGGGAATTTCCAGTCAGTTAAAGATGTATTTGCGAACGGAGCATGTTTCAATGGATCGGGTTCTGGTCGTGACGCCGTGCGGCCAAACTATACGCCAGAGCAAGCGTTTCCAGTGGAAGATGGACACAAGGTCAAGGAGTTAACAAAAAATGCAGGTGTCTTAAAATGTCCTACTTCTTCTACCTGCTGATCACAATACGTAGCTGAAGCATTGGAGGTAAAAGTGAGAGATTAATTTTCTAGTATTCTTTACTACTAGAAAATAGCACCATATAACCTCTTTCTTGTAACTTTTCAAGAACAACATATTGAAGAAAGATTTCATCATCTTTGATGCTATTTCATTGTCTAAATATTTACTAAGTAGTATTTATAGAACTAGGCCTAATAAGGCCTAAAAGAATTGTATTACACCCATCAAGTCATATTTATGAcgatgtatattttttttaaaatcaaaatccatTCATCCATGCTTTTATCTCCTCAAATGTAAGATTCCAAAAATTtagatgattttattttaaaccCTTCCTCGTATTTAACAATGATGTTTTACTTGAATCATGATAAGGGATGGTAATAGGATAACTATGgagagtttcggaatttttgaaAAGTGTTCGGGGTTATTTCAGAATCCCGAATCGGTGAGGGTCTTCGATAGCGGTGTGCCACGCCCTGAGCATGCCGTGATAAGAG
This genomic interval carries:
- the LOC124893458 gene encoding pectate lyase 3-like produces the protein IRHGYAHVVNNVYKGWGSYAIGGSMNPSIKSQANYFFAKGGRNEVTWKQESGEVEGNFQSVKDVFANGACFNGSGSGRDAVRPNYTPEQAFPVEDGHKVKELTKNAGVLKCPTSSTC